One segment of Vulpes lagopus strain Blue_001 chromosome 8, ASM1834538v1, whole genome shotgun sequence DNA contains the following:
- the FGR gene encoding tyrosine-protein kinase Fgr, translated as MGCVFCKKSEPGLKDDVGLEGEFRGNGAADRYGPDPTQARAVSSFAHIPNYNNFPTQSTNPTFLDGGTIRGISGTGVTLFIALYDYEARTEDDLTFTKGEKFHILNNTEGDWWEARSLSSGRTGYIPSNYVAPVDSIQAEEWYFGKIGRKDAERQLLSPGNPRGAFLIRESETTKGAYSLSIRDWDQTRGDHVKHYKIRKLDTGGYYITTRAQFHSVQELVQHYMEVNDGLCHLLSVACTTMKPQTMGLAKDAWEISRSSIALERRLGTGCFGDVWLGMWNGSTKVAVKTLKPGTMSPKAFLAEAQIMKLLRHDKLVQLYAVVSEEPIYIVTEFMCHGSLLEFLKDRKGQDLTLPQLVDMAAQVAEGMAYMERMNYIHRDLRAANILVGERLVCKIADFGLARLIEDDEYNPQQGAKFPIKWTAPEAALFGKFTIKSDVWSFGILLTELISKGRVPYPGMNNREVLEQVEHGYHMPCPPGCPASLYEVMEQTWRLDPEERPTFEYLQSFLEDYFTSTEPQYQPGDQT; from the exons ATGGGCTGTGTGTTCTGCAAGAAGTCGGAGCCAGGGCTCAAGGACGATGTTGGCCTGGAAGGGGAATTCAGGGGCAATGGGGCTGCGGACCGCTATGGCCCTGACCCTACTCAGGCCCGGGCCGTGTCCTCCTTTGCCCATATCCCCAACTACAACAACTTTCCCACTCAGTCCACCAACCCCACCTTCCTCGATGGGGGCACCATCAGGGGCATCTCAG GGACTGGGGTGACCCTGTTCATCGCCCTGTATGACTATGAGGCCCGGACAGAGGATGACCTCACCTTCACCAAGGGTGAGAAGTTCCACATCCTGAACAACAC TGAGGGTGACTGGTGGGAAGCTCGGTCTCTCAGCTCCGGACGAACTGGCTATATTCCCAGCAACTACGTGGCCCCTGTGGACTCTATCCAGGCTGAAGA GTGGTACTTTGGAAAGATCGGGAGGAAGGATGCTGAGAGGCAGCTGCTCTCCCCCGGGAACCCCCGGGGGGCCTTTCTTATTCGTGAGAGTGAGACTACCAAAG GTGCCTACTCCCTGTCCATCCGGGATTGGGACCAGACCAGAGGCGACCATGTGAAGCATTACAAAATTCGCAAACTGGACACGGGTGGCTACTACATCACCACACGGGCCCAGTTCCACTCGGTGCAGGAGCTGGTGCAGCATTACATGG agGTGAACGACGGGCTCTGCCACCTGCTCTCGGTGGCCTGCACCACCATGAAGCCGCAGACAATGGGCCTGGCCAAGGATGCTTGGGAGATTAGCCGCAGCTCCATCGCGCTCGAGCGCCGGCTGGGCACCGGCTGCTTCGGGGACGTGTGGCTGG GCATGTGGAACGGCAGCACGAAGGTGGCGGTGAAGACGCTGAAGCCGGGAACCATGTCCCCGAAGGCCTTCCTGGCGGAGGCGCAGATCATGAAGCTGCTGCGGCACGACAAGCTGGTGCAGCTGTACGCCGTGGTGTCGGAGGAGCCCATCTACATCGTGACCGAGTTCATGTGCCACG GTAGCTTGCTGGAGTTCCTCAAGGACCGGAAAGGCCAGGATTTGACACTGCCCCAGTTGGTGGATATGGCAGCCCAG gtaGCTGAGGGCATGGCCTACATGGAACGTATGAATTACATCCACCGGGACCTGAGAGCAGCCAACATCCTTGTTGGGGAACGACTGGTGTGCAAGATAGCTGACTTCGGGCTGGCTCGTCTCATTGAGGATGATGAGTACAATCCCCAGCAAG GGGCCAAGTTCCCCATCAAGTGGACAGCCCCGGAGGCTGCTCTCTTTGGCAAATTCACCATCAAGTCAGATGTGTGGTCCTTTGGGATTCTGCTCACTGAGCTCATCAGCAAGGGCCGAGTCCCCTATCCAG GCATGAATAACCGGGAAGTATTGGAACAGGTGGAGCATGGCTACCACATGCCatgccccccaggctgcccagcatccCTATATGAAGTCATGGAGCAGACCTGGCGTCTGGACCCAGAGGAGAGGCCTACCTTCGAGTACCTGCAGTCCTTCCTTGAAGACTACTTCACTTCTACAGAACCCCAGTACCAGCCTGGGGATCAGACATAG